From the Planktothrix sp. FACHB-1365 genome, the window TAGTCGCTTTACTCAATAGTATTGAGGTTAATATTAGTCCTGATATTCCCGTTTGCGTGATTCCTTCTCGAAAACACGATGTTTGACAAAAACTGATGTTGAAAGCTAGACGCTTTTCGCCTTTTTCTTTCAATTAAGCTGTTCCCTGCTATGAATTTAGTTTCCTACAAAATGGAATTTAGGTTATTGCCAATCATTTTTGAGTGAGTTATTATACTATTGTACAAGTTTTAGTCAATTGTACAACCTGTTTCAGAATTAAGCATTCAATCAATTTATGACTTCATTCAATATTTCTACTGCTGAACCTTTATTATCAATTGTTACAGCAACATTAGGGAAATTTTCGGATTATTGGTTAGAGCAATTGTTGAAAGTTAAAGGGAATGTGGAATTTATTTTGGTTTATCCTCCTAATACTCCTATTCCAAACTTTCCCGATCCTCGAATAAGAGTTATTATCAGTCCTTTCAAAGGGGAAGTGATGCAAAGAATGACGGGACTCCTGAATGTCAATACTGAATACGTTATCGCTCTGGATGATGATGATTTTATTCATCCTGATATTTTAGAGCTTACCAGTAACTATTTCGCTCGGTTCCCTGAAAGTTGGGTATTAAGATTAGCAATTAAAAATATTGACTACCAAGATGAAGCAGAAATTCAGAAAGAATGGTCGGCTATTCCTAATATTGATCAACTGGAAGTTATTAGCAAAACTCCTGAAAATCCATATCCCTATCAAAAAGGGAATTACAAAGACTTACTCGCTATCCCCATCGTTCCTCTTAATAATAAGTTAGATATTCTCTTGCTAATTAATCAAAAAAGAACCCGAAAAGATAGGGAAGGAATTCATTTTGAGAATTTTAATAATAAAGTTTGGAAAACAGTTCAAGTTAAGGAATCTTTAGAAGATTTTAGTCAAACCCTAAAACTGATGAATGCGTTGACCTGGATTCCAAGTTGGAGCTTAGATCGGACTTTAGGTCTATTTATCCAAGCTAAATTCTATGAACCTGAAAAAATTATGGGTCATGCACTACCCAAACCCGAACAAATTCGATACATTCTCATGCAGAAAAAGGGTTTTAGAATCTATTTATCATCGGATATATTGTTAATTAAAAGGTTTCCTCAGTATGCCTATCTATGGAATCTTATTTTTTCCCAGTTAGATCAAATCCCTCGATTTTTATTCTCAAGGCTAAAATCAATTTTACAAAAGTAGATCGGATTTTGACCCGGTTAACCCTTGAATGATTTCTTAAATCCTTTCTAGGGTTTTAATAGAGAAGACATAAATTACGTTCCTATATTGACGCGACCACAGACAACCTAGGACTTGTGACAATTTGGAAACCAGCACATAGTTGTACTCCAAGCCGAGTTCCCATCTGTTATTGTTTAGAGTAGATAACACCCATAACACCCCCTATGCACCGCTCTCGCTTCTGAGCGGTGTTTTTGTAGACAGCATTATTCATTGATGGATTTATGGGAAGGGTCATAGGAATCATATCGAAACATTAGGGATAACATAGAATCAGCGCCAGAACTTTAAACTCCTTTTCTCCCTATTCCCTACTATAAAATATGAACACAGATTTTACTAATTCCTTACCTAAGTGGCTGAAGTTTATTCAGCGTTATCGCGCCAGTCTGATTATTGGAATTCCCATATCAAGTTTAACCATTGGTTTGGTGATTGTTGCGATCTTTCAGTACCAAAGCCAAGAGGCGAGAAATCGAGTCCGCCATAGTTATCTTGTCCGTAATCAAGCTCAAGAGTTGTTAACTCAAGTTTTAACCGCCGAAATGGGGGTTAAAGATTATGCGTTAACTCGTCAAAAGCATTATTTAAACATTTACCAAGAAACCTTAAAAAATTTACCATCCTCTATCCAAAAACTTAAAGATTTAGTTGCCGAGAAGTCCAATCAAACTGATCAAATTCAAAAGCTTGAAACTGCTATTAATCAATCCCAAGAACTCTTAAAACTTTACTTAAATACGACTCAATCTCCTAATCCATCCCCAAACCAGTCGCTATTTTTACAAAATCTATTAAAAAAGACGGGGATACAAATGCAGATTACTCGTCAAGATATTAATCAATTTATTAGCGAAGAAGAACGTCTACTCGAACTCGGCAGAAGTCTCCAAAATCAGCAAACAAAATTGATTTGGATTTCCATGTTTGTTGTCACAGGAATGGGTATAATTGGTTCAGGATTTGCCATTTATTTAATGCAGAAATTAGATCAAAAGTTAGCCGTCCAAATTGCTAAAACCCATGCTCAAGAACGTTTATTTAGAGATACATTTGAACAAGCTGCTGTCGGCATTGGTCATATTTCTCTGTCTGGAAAATGGCTAAAAGTTAATCAAAAATTCTGTGATATTGTTGGCTATTCCCGTGATGAGCTATTAAGATGTAAGTTATTTGATATTACTCATTCTGATGATGCTGAGGCTGAATTATATTTGTTTCAAAAGCTTATTGATCAAGAAATTCCTAGTTATTCAATTGAAAAACGCTATCTTCGGAAAAATGGTTCAATTGTTTGGATTAATTTAACGGTTTCTTTGGGGTCATGGTTAGAGCGATCACCCTACTGGCAAGGGGAAGAAAAACGCTATGGGATTACGGTAATTGAAGATATTACATCTCGCAAAGAATTAGAATTAGAACGCGATCGCTTTTTTGAATTATCCGTTGATTTCTTAATGATTGCCAACCGAGATCGAAAATTAAAGCGGGTCAGTCCTTCTGCGGAAAAAATTCTGGGTTTTACGTCCCAAGAATTGCTACAAACCTCCTTTCTATCTCTGGTTCATCCCGATGATTTAAGTTTTGTTGAGGCGACGATTAGTGATGAAAATACTCAAGAAGCGTTGATTGTTTCTTTTGAAACCCGATTACGATGTAAAGATAATACCTATAAATGGATTGCTTGGAATTGTGTTCGGGTTGCTAGTAGTGGATTAATGTATGGAACAGGTCGAAATATTACCGAACGAAAACAAATAGAAGATGCCATTGAACGAGAACGTCAACAATTGCGACAAATTATTACCCATGCTCCCGTTGCCATGGCAATGTTTGATCGAGAAATGGGTTACATTGCCTATAGTGATAAATGGCTTTCTGATTTTGGTTTGGTTGGATTAAAACAACAGTCTTCCCCCCTTAAATCTCCCTACCCTGAAGCTTTTCCTAAAATGCCGGAATCCTGGAAAAATGCGTTTAAACAGGTTTTAAAAGGGGAGATTATTTCCAGTGCTGAAGATGTGTTTTATGATGCAGATGGCACAAAAGGTATTATTCGTTGGGCGATTCATCCTTGGTATGAACCGAATGAACAAATCGGCGGTGCTGTGATTGCAGCTGATCGCATTGATGAGTTAGTAGAAGCACGGGAAGCGGCTTTAGAAAATGCTCGAATTAAGTCTCAATTTTTAGCGAATATGAGTCATGAAATCCGTACTCCAATGAATGGGGTGATGGGGATGGCGGGATTATTATTAAAAACAGAATTAACCCCTAAACAACAGGATTTTGTTCAAAGTGTTCGGATGAGTGCGGAACATTTATTAGCGATTATTAATGATATTCTGGATTTTTCTAAATTAGAAGCTGGAGAAATGAAGCTGGAAAGCTTAGATTTTGATTTAGAAAATTGTTTAGAAACGGTTATTGATTTAGTCGCTACTCAAGCGGAAGAAAAAGGGTTACAACTGGCGATTATTGTTGATTTGGAAGTCCCCCGTCAGTTACGCGGAGATCCGGGTCGCGTGCGTCAAGTCTTATTAAATTTATTAGGAAATGGAATAAAATTTACCTCCCAGGGAGAAGTAGTAGTGCGGGTTAAGCAAGTTTCTAGCACCTCTAAAATGACGTTATTACGGTTTGAAGTTTCTGATACCGGAATTGGGATTTCTCCTCAAGGACAGGAAAAACTCTTTCAATGTTTTTCTCAATTGGATGCTTCCACCACTCGTCAATATGGTGGAACTGGATTAGGATTAGTCATTTCTAAACAATTGGTGACTTTAATGGGGGGAGAAATTGGGGTTGAAAGTCAGTTAGGTCAAGGCTCTAAATTTTGGTTTACGGCTCAATTTTTGACCGGGGAAGCGACAAAAAATCGCGCTGTCCCCCCCAGTTTAATGAATTTAAAACTATTAGTTGTTGATAGTAGTGCCACAATTCGTCAAGCTATTCGCTATTTAACTCAATCTTGGGGAATGCAGTTAGATGAAGCCATGAATGGAGAATCAGCATTAACGTTATTACACCAAGCGGCGACTCAAGGGGAACCTTACCATGCGGCAATTTTTGATCAACAATTATTACGGGGA encodes:
- a CDS encoding glycosyltransferase family A protein — its product is MTSFNISTAEPLLSIVTATLGKFSDYWLEQLLKVKGNVEFILVYPPNTPIPNFPDPRIRVIISPFKGEVMQRMTGLLNVNTEYVIALDDDDFIHPDILELTSNYFARFPESWVLRLAIKNIDYQDEAEIQKEWSAIPNIDQLEVISKTPENPYPYQKGNYKDLLAIPIVPLNNKLDILLLINQKRTRKDREGIHFENFNNKVWKTVQVKESLEDFSQTLKLMNALTWIPSWSLDRTLGLFIQAKFYEPEKIMGHALPKPEQIRYILMQKKGFRIYLSSDILLIKRFPQYAYLWNLIFSQLDQIPRFLFSRLKSILQK
- a CDS encoding PAS domain S-box protein, with amino-acid sequence MNTDFTNSLPKWLKFIQRYRASLIIGIPISSLTIGLVIVAIFQYQSQEARNRVRHSYLVRNQAQELLTQVLTAEMGVKDYALTRQKHYLNIYQETLKNLPSSIQKLKDLVAEKSNQTDQIQKLETAINQSQELLKLYLNTTQSPNPSPNQSLFLQNLLKKTGIQMQITRQDINQFISEEERLLELGRSLQNQQTKLIWISMFVVTGMGIIGSGFAIYLMQKLDQKLAVQIAKTHAQERLFRDTFEQAAVGIGHISLSGKWLKVNQKFCDIVGYSRDELLRCKLFDITHSDDAEAELYLFQKLIDQEIPSYSIEKRYLRKNGSIVWINLTVSLGSWLERSPYWQGEEKRYGITVIEDITSRKELELERDRFFELSVDFLMIANRDRKLKRVSPSAEKILGFTSQELLQTSFLSLVHPDDLSFVEATISDENTQEALIVSFETRLRCKDNTYKWIAWNCVRVASSGLMYGTGRNITERKQIEDAIERERQQLRQIITHAPVAMAMFDREMGYIAYSDKWLSDFGLVGLKQQSSPLKSPYPEAFPKMPESWKNAFKQVLKGEIISSAEDVFYDADGTKGIIRWAIHPWYEPNEQIGGAVIAADRIDELVEAREAALENARIKSQFLANMSHEIRTPMNGVMGMAGLLLKTELTPKQQDFVQSVRMSAEHLLAIINDILDFSKLEAGEMKLESLDFDLENCLETVIDLVATQAEEKGLQLAIIVDLEVPRQLRGDPGRVRQVLLNLLGNGIKFTSQGEVVVRVKQVSSTSKMTLLRFEVSDTGIGISPQGQEKLFQCFSQLDASTTRQYGGTGLGLVISKQLVTLMGGEIGVESQLGQGSKFWFTAQFLTGEATKNRAVPPSLMNLKLLVVDSSATIRQAIRYLTQSWGMQLDEAMNGESALTLLHQAATQGEPYHAAIFDQQLLRGNGENVAEVIRSDRNLSQTKLVLMTMMNQRDLAEQMLQQGIASYLIKPVRASRLFDALLTAMANQISSSLQQQRQEACSYRQEKDTQPKPPLQILLAEDHPINQQVILNQLSLLGYEADLANNGQEALEILSQKTYDVVFMDCQMPLLDGYATTRQLRLQEHDRRHTIIIALTAHALPADREKCLAAGMDDYLSKPVEPEDLEAVLMKWAQVIHSKSHQPQILGTSGLMKAKIPSSSADQTPLNVERLRTISGGKKDFQQKLLAVYLDRTHQDFSQIEIAISDQDFATLRQYAHRLKGSSANVGATIISQLAYQLENATQQQNLSLCSKLIRKIEQNLETLKVYIDEYLNQI